A genomic window from Thermostichus vulcanus str. 'Rupite' includes:
- the coaE gene encoding dephospho-CoA kinase (Dephospho-CoA kinase (CoaE) performs the final step in coenzyme A biosynthesis.) — MTTTPARIIGLTGGIATGKSTVARILEQHGIPVADADQLARQALALGSPIRERVLQRYGAGIQTQAGDLDRGRLGQIVFADPTERVWLEEQIHPFVKTQLQLFLQEQTGKGSPTVCLMIPLLFEAGMEDWVNEIWVVTCTPEQQRQRLSQRDPLTIDQIEARIASQWPLAEKIRRAHVVLDNSGSLSELQRQVQQALTIAPPQWVG; from the coding sequence ATGACTACGACCCCTGCCAGGATCATCGGCCTCACTGGGGGAATTGCTACAGGGAAGTCCACCGTTGCCCGAATCTTAGAACAGCACGGGATCCCAGTAGCCGATGCGGATCAGTTGGCCCGACAAGCTCTCGCGCTAGGATCCCCGATCCGAGAACGGGTGTTGCAGCGCTATGGAGCCGGTATTCAAACGCAGGCGGGGGATTTGGATCGCGGTCGGCTTGGGCAAATTGTTTTTGCGGATCCCACCGAAAGAGTGTGGTTAGAAGAGCAGATTCACCCGTTTGTAAAAACCCAGTTACAGCTTTTTTTGCAGGAACAGACCGGCAAGGGATCCCCAACGGTTTGTCTGATGATCCCTCTCTTGTTTGAGGCAGGCATGGAAGACTGGGTCAACGAAATTTGGGTGGTTACCTGCACTCCCGAACAACAACGACAACGCCTCTCGCAGCGGGATCCCCTGACAATCGATCAAATCGAGGCACGCATTGCCAGCCAATGGCCCTTGGCTGAAAAAATCCGGCGGGCTCATGTCGTCTTGGATAATTCTGGATCTCTATCGGAACTGCAAAGACAGGTGCAGCAAGCTCTGACGATTGCCCCACCCCAATGGGTCGGATAG